A stretch of Acidobacteriota bacterium DNA encodes these proteins:
- the trpS gene encoding tryptophan--tRNA ligase, producing the protein MSKKRVVSGMRPTGRLHLGHLVGALENWVALERQYDCYYFVADWHALTSHYASTENITADGFDNAADWIAAGLDPERSTLFIQSMVPEHAELYLLLQMVTPISWLERVPTYKEQIEQMTDKDLSNLGFLGYPLLQAADVIIYNAHFVPVGEDQVPHLELSREVVRRFHNFYGEVFVEPQPLLTPTPRLPGLDNRKMSKSYGNTIDLSDTAEDVVKKIRQMYTDPKRVRADIPGTVEGNPVFMYHDVFNPNVAEVDDLKARYRAGKVGDVEVKTKLAAAVNARLEPIRERRAQVLARPGYVREVLVEGSRKARVVAQETMARVRAAVKLEY; encoded by the coding sequence ATGTCGAAAAAACGCGTGGTATCGGGAATGCGGCCCACCGGACGCCTGCACCTGGGGCATCTGGTGGGAGCGCTCGAGAATTGGGTGGCGCTTGAGCGCCAGTACGACTGCTATTACTTCGTCGCCGACTGGCATGCGCTGACCAGTCACTACGCGTCCACGGAAAACATTACGGCCGATGGGTTCGACAACGCGGCCGACTGGATCGCGGCTGGGCTTGACCCCGAGCGCAGCACGCTCTTCATCCAGTCCATGGTGCCCGAACACGCCGAGCTCTATCTGCTGCTGCAGATGGTCACGCCCATCTCGTGGCTTGAGCGCGTGCCCACCTACAAGGAACAGATCGAGCAGATGACCGACAAGGACCTCTCGAACCTGGGGTTCCTCGGCTATCCCCTGCTGCAGGCCGCCGACGTCATCATCTACAACGCGCACTTTGTGCCCGTGGGCGAGGATCAGGTGCCGCACCTGGAGCTGTCGCGTGAAGTGGTGCGCCGCTTCCACAATTTTTATGGCGAGGTGTTCGTGGAGCCGCAGCCGCTGCTCACGCCGACGCCCCGCCTGCCCGGGCTCGACAATCGCAAGATGAGCAAGAGCTACGGCAACACCATCGACCTGTCGGACACCGCCGAAGATGTGGTGAAGAAGATCCGCCAGATGTATACGGACCCCAAGCGGGTGCGCGCTGATATCCCCGGCACGGTCGAAGGCAACCCCGTGTTCATGTATCACGACGTCTTCAACCCGAACGTCGCCGAAGTGGATGACCTCAAGGCGCGCTATCGGGCCGGCAAGGTGGGCGATGTCGAGGTGAAAACGAAGCTGGCCGCCGCTGTGAATGCGCGCCTGGAGCCGATCAGGGAGCGTCGTGCCCAGGTGCTGGCGCGTCCCGGCTACGTACGTGAAGTGCTGGTGGAGGGCTCGCGCAAGGCGCGTGTGGTGGCGCAGGAGACGATGGCGCGTGTGCGGGCGGCGGTGAAACTTGAGTACTGA
- a CDS encoding segregation/condensation protein A: MLGAYPVRLERFEGPLDLLLHLIKKHQVNIYDIPIALITKQYLDYLDLMQDLDLDIAGDFLVMAATLIHIKSRTLLPRPDPTQDDPEEDPREALVRRLLEHQQFKAAAELLHDREIQRSAQWGRPDGRVAEVVGEAPEPEVEVDLFSLMAAFRQVLERARKRPKVYLPAEHISIESRIELLLARLSVTEACGFEDLFADVQTRPGIVVTFLALLEMIRLKLVRVFQQANFGAIRVYKREPLQGAPDFSHE, from the coding sequence GTGCTGGGCGCCTATCCCGTCCGCCTCGAACGGTTCGAGGGGCCGCTGGATCTGCTGCTGCACCTGATCAAAAAACATCAGGTCAACATTTACGACATTCCCATCGCGCTCATCACCAAGCAGTACCTGGACTACCTGGATCTGATGCAGGATCTGGACCTCGATATCGCGGGCGACTTCCTGGTGATGGCCGCCACGCTGATCCACATCAAGTCGCGCACGTTGCTGCCGCGCCCGGATCCGACGCAGGACGACCCGGAAGAAGACCCGCGCGAAGCGCTGGTGCGCCGCCTGCTTGAGCACCAGCAGTTCAAAGCGGCCGCCGAGTTGCTGCACGATCGCGAAATTCAGCGCAGCGCCCAGTGGGGGCGTCCGGATGGGCGCGTGGCCGAGGTGGTGGGCGAGGCGCCCGAGCCCGAGGTGGAAGTGGACCTCTTCAGCCTGATGGCGGCGTTCCGGCAGGTGCTGGAGCGCGCACGGAAACGGCCCAAGGTGTATCTGCCGGCCGAGCATATTTCCATTGAGAGCCGCATCGAGCTGCTGCTCGCACGGCTCTCGGTCACCGAGGCGTGCGGGTTTGAGGATCTGTTCGCCGATGTGCAGACCCGGCCGGGAATCGTCGTGACGTTCCTGGCACTTCTCGAGATGATTCGCCTGAAATTGGTGCGAGTCTTTCAGCAGGCGAACTTTGGCGCCATTCGCGTTTACAAACGCGAGCCGCTGCAGGGTGCGCCCGACTTTTCGCATGAGTGA
- the scpB gene encoding SMC-Scp complex subunit ScpB: MSELKAIVEALIFASPEPVTFKALGKLLDSEPKEDIAAAVDAVRQDYGRPGGLQFVDIAGGFQIVTRPELHEWVRRLFHERTSQKLSVAALETLAVIAYRQPVTAPEIAEIRGVNTSGVLGTLADRKLVKIVGRKAVVGRPFMYGTTREFLERFGLNDVTDLPKVEDMSELLGFDLPTGLGEPEPQTALPFENGELAEATELTELQSSAEVPSSDSSASSDSSDSSDSSDSSDSSDSPPDDPIQ, encoded by the coding sequence ATGTCTGAGTTGAAGGCCATTGTGGAAGCCCTGATCTTTGCGTCACCCGAACCGGTGACGTTCAAAGCGCTGGGCAAGCTGCTCGACAGCGAGCCGAAGGAAGACATCGCGGCCGCCGTGGATGCGGTGAGGCAGGACTACGGCCGCCCCGGGGGCCTGCAGTTTGTGGACATCGCCGGTGGGTTCCAGATCGTCACCAGACCCGAACTGCACGAATGGGTCCGCCGCCTCTTTCACGAACGCACCAGCCAGAAGCTCTCGGTGGCCGCGCTGGAAACGCTGGCCGTGATTGCGTATCGGCAACCCGTCACGGCGCCTGAAATCGCGGAGATCCGCGGCGTCAACACCTCCGGCGTGCTTGGCACACTCGCCGACCGCAAGCTGGTCAAGATCGTCGGCCGCAAAGCCGTGGTCGGTCGTCCGTTCATGTACGGCACCACGCGCGAGTTCCTTGAGCGCTTCGGCCTCAACGACGTGACCGACCTGCCCAAGGTGGAAGACATGTCGGAACTGCTGGGCTTCGATCTGCCCACCGGTCTCGGTGAGCCAGAGCCGCAGACCGCGCTGCCCTTTGAAAATGGGGAACTGGCGGAAGCGACAGAACTGACGGAACTGCAGAGCAGTGCAGAGGTTCCCAGTTCCGACAGTTCAGCCAGTTCCGACAGTTCCGACAGTTCCGACAGTTCCGACAGTTCCGACAGTTCCGACAGTCCCCCAGATGACCCGATCCAGTAA
- a CDS encoding rRNA pseudouridine synthase has translation MTRSSKPPASGVRLQKILSHAGVSSRRVAEELITQGRVVVNGHVADELGTRADPDRDDIRVDGRRLKLKGDRRYYLMYKPRGVVSTRSDPQNRMTVIDVLSKAGLRGYFYPVGRLDYDSEGLIILTNDGSFAEKVTHPKHELERAYEVLVTGLPDDRDLERLSRGIVIDGRRTLPAKVRVIRSYPSKKEPQTMVEIVIREGRNRQVRKMCELTGHHVMSLRRTRIGAITDRRIKPGQVRELTPDEVKSLIKGSSLS, from the coding sequence ATGACCCGATCCAGTAAGCCGCCTGCGAGCGGGGTTCGCCTTCAGAAAATTCTCTCTCATGCCGGCGTGTCGTCGCGCCGGGTCGCCGAAGAACTGATCACGCAGGGCCGCGTGGTGGTGAACGGCCATGTGGCTGACGAACTTGGCACCAGGGCCGATCCTGATCGCGACGACATTCGCGTGGATGGCCGCCGCCTGAAGCTCAAAGGCGACCGCCGTTATTACCTGATGTACAAGCCGCGCGGTGTAGTCAGCACCCGTTCAGATCCGCAGAACCGGATGACCGTGATCGATGTCCTCTCGAAGGCCGGCCTCCGCGGATACTTCTACCCGGTCGGGCGCCTCGACTATGACTCGGAAGGTCTGATCATCCTCACCAACGACGGCAGCTTCGCCGAGAAGGTGACGCATCCCAAACACGAACTGGAGCGCGCGTACGAAGTGCTCGTGACAGGTCTGCCCGACGACCGCGATCTCGAACGCCTCTCACGCGGCATCGTCATCGACGGCCGCCGCACCCTGCCCGCCAAGGTGCGCGTGATTCGTTCCTACCCCAGCAAGAAAGAGCCGCAGACGATGGTGGAGATTGTCATTCGCGAGGGGCGCAATCGGCAGGTCCGCAAGATGTGCGAACTGACGGGCCACCACGTGATGTCGCTCCGCCGCACGCGCATCGGCGCCATCACCGACCGCCGCATCAAACCAGGCCAGGTCCGCGAGCTCACGCCCGATGAGGTCAAGAGCCTCATCAAGGGCTCGAGTCTTTCGTAG
- a CDS encoding (d)CMP kinase: MLIAIDGPSGAGKGTVARTIATQLKFRHVDTGAMYRAVAWRAEHLGINLADGLAVAGVAERAVFDLDGRVGIDGHDVTSAIRTTDMDAAAATVARHPDVRRVLVARQRDMGRAGGVVMEGRDIGSVVFPEAPVKIYLDATPDERARRRARDTAHGAGQAGAAPDRVGQVAQALEARDLSDRTRAASPLMLAPDAVYIDTTGVSIDEVVAQVMDLVATRRRLP; this comes from the coding sequence GTGTTAATCGCCATCGACGGCCCATCCGGTGCGGGCAAAGGCACCGTGGCCAGAACTATTGCCACCCAGTTGAAGTTTCGGCACGTGGATACGGGCGCGATGTACCGGGCGGTGGCCTGGCGCGCCGAGCATCTGGGCATCAATTTGGCGGACGGCCTCGCCGTAGCCGGTGTCGCCGAGCGCGCGGTCTTCGATCTCGACGGGCGCGTGGGCATTGATGGCCACGACGTGACGTCGGCCATCCGGACCACGGACATGGATGCCGCGGCGGCGACCGTGGCCCGGCACCCCGACGTGCGACGCGTACTCGTGGCGCGCCAGCGCGACATGGGTCGCGCGGGGGGCGTCGTGATGGAAGGCCGAGATATCGGGTCCGTGGTGTTTCCTGAAGCGCCCGTGAAAATCTATCTTGATGCGACGCCCGATGAACGCGCGCGACGCCGGGCGCGGGATACGGCGCATGGAGCGGGGCAGGCGGGCGCTGCGCCAGACCGCGTCGGCCAGGTGGCCCAGGCTCTGGAAGCGCGTGACTTGTCCGACCGCACCCGCGCCGCGTCACCGCTCATGCTTGCGCCCGATGCGGTCTACATCGACACCACGGGCGTGTCGATCGACGAGGTCGTGGCTCAAGTGATGGACCTCGTCGCTACTCGTCGTCGTCTTCCTTAG
- a CDS encoding 30S ribosomal protein S1 — MHTDLDVDQQEYARMLDLYDTSFRNLAEGEVVKGTVVKVTPTEVVVDVGFKSEGIIAIEEFIDENGHIAAQAGDVVDVLLERTEDREGYVVLSREKAEKMKIWDEVEKAFLDRRVVIGRVIERIKGGLAVDIGVRAFLPGSQIDVRPVRNLDALKGQELRMRVIKVNKKRGNIVLSRKALLEEENAEKKKVTLDTLADGKVLRGSVKNLTDYGAFIDLGGIDGLLHITDMSWGRVTHPSEVVKVGDDIDVIVLKYDPATERVSLGHKQLVPDPWSNVMERYPASIRVTGKVVSLTDYGAFIELEPGVEGLIHVSEMSWSKRVKHPSKVLNQGDSVEAMVLGVDPGARRISLGLKQVENNPWNELTDKYPIGTTINGKVRNLTEFGAFVEVEDGIDGLIHISDMSWSKIKHPSEVLKKGDDVEAQVLSIDAENQRLSLGLKQLQTGIWKEFFDKNHAGDVVEGKVVRLTNFGAFVELAEGIEGLIHVSEFDAAAGGEKLELKTGENYQMKIIRLVPEERKIGLSIRALKDEQFRADWEAYTDSTGRPEATLGDHFKHLK; from the coding sequence ATGCACACCGACCTTGATGTCGACCAGCAAGAGTACGCGCGAATGCTGGACCTTTACGATACCAGCTTCCGGAATCTCGCGGAAGGTGAAGTCGTCAAGGGCACCGTGGTGAAGGTCACCCCGACCGAAGTTGTGGTGGATGTCGGCTTCAAATCCGAAGGCATCATCGCCATCGAAGAATTCATCGACGAAAACGGTCACATCGCGGCGCAGGCCGGCGACGTGGTGGACGTGCTCCTGGAGCGCACCGAGGATCGCGAAGGCTACGTCGTGCTGTCGCGCGAAAAAGCCGAGAAGATGAAGATCTGGGACGAGGTCGAAAAGGCCTTCCTCGATCGCCGCGTGGTCATCGGCCGCGTCATCGAACGCATCAAGGGTGGACTCGCCGTCGACATCGGCGTGCGTGCCTTCCTCCCGGGTTCGCAGATCGACGTGCGGCCCGTGCGCAACCTGGATGCCCTCAAGGGCCAGGAACTCCGCATGCGCGTCATCAAGGTCAACAAGAAGCGGGGCAACATCGTGTTGTCGCGCAAGGCGTTGCTTGAAGAAGAAAACGCCGAGAAGAAGAAGGTCACGCTCGATACCCTCGCCGACGGCAAGGTGTTGCGCGGCTCGGTCAAGAACCTCACCGACTACGGTGCGTTCATTGACCTGGGCGGCATCGACGGCCTCCTGCACATCACGGACATGTCGTGGGGCCGCGTCACGCACCCCTCGGAAGTGGTCAAGGTCGGCGACGACATCGACGTCATCGTCCTCAAGTACGACCCGGCCACCGAGCGCGTCTCGCTCGGCCACAAGCAGCTGGTACCGGATCCGTGGAGCAACGTCATGGAGCGTTACCCCGCCAGCATCCGCGTGACCGGCAAGGTGGTCAGCCTGACCGATTACGGCGCGTTCATCGAACTCGAGCCCGGTGTCGAAGGCCTGATCCACGTCTCGGAGATGTCGTGGAGCAAGCGCGTGAAGCACCCCTCGAAGGTGCTCAACCAGGGCGACTCGGTGGAAGCGATGGTGCTCGGTGTGGATCCGGGTGCGCGGCGCATTTCACTGGGCCTCAAGCAGGTGGAGAACAACCCGTGGAACGAACTCACGGACAAGTACCCCATCGGCACCACCATCAACGGCAAGGTGCGCAACCTGACCGAGTTCGGCGCGTTCGTGGAAGTGGAAGACGGCATCGACGGCCTGATCCACATCTCCGACATGTCGTGGAGCAAGATCAAGCACCCGTCGGAAGTCCTCAAGAAGGGCGACGATGTGGAGGCGCAGGTGTTGAGCATCGACGCCGAGAACCAGCGGCTGTCGCTGGGCCTCAAGCAGCTGCAGACCGGCATCTGGAAGGAGTTCTTCGACAAGAACCACGCCGGCGATGTGGTCGAGGGCAAGGTCGTGCGTCTCACCAACTTCGGCGCGTTCGTCGAACTGGCGGAAGGCATCGAAGGCCTCATCCACGTGTCGGAGTTTGACGCAGCCGCCGGTGGCGAGAAGCTGGAACTCAAGACGGGCGAGAACTACCAGATGAAGATCATTCGCCTGGTGCCCGAAGAGCGGAAAATCGGCCTGAGCATCCGCGCGCTCAAGGACGAACAGTTCCGGGCGGATTGGGAAGCCTACACGGATTCCACCGGCCGGCCTGAGGCCACACTGGGCGATCACTTCAAGCACCTGAAGTAA
- a CDS encoding BamA/TamA family outer membrane protein, which produces MTALFFVACAIPYVFPLDAWDMIERVFSVNQVQTSHRWCAAVLVMAIGASAVASARQERPEVKVKALSFVGNTTFPEPVLRAVMRTRKASRWPWSNWAPFDQRILDADLERLKAFHIDQGFPDVKVRLDEVKLSADGKSVTLRVAIDEGVPLTVGRAWIEGLDGLPPVITQPANDLGIVPGVRRDSAVLIRSRDRVLGVLREHGYPYARVSIEEQPVSAGVVNIRIIAVPGGEARFGEMIVNGLNRTKQVIIRRAVTFREGDLYRESAVTRSQRRLAGISAFEFANLTPEVTAREAQVPELPMVVTVTEAKRHRFEFGVGYGTEDRVRGTFEWRDQNFFGNGSQLIANAKYSKVLRDVGFGYEHPYLLPSGGTLSVQASSKWREETLFSSRSAGGSVAVRHAFGGTNTPSAVIVTGWEATGTYRNELLTYQVRDAALADLGSVDERIALGLDPVTGRGDGTMAGLELDVSRRSLDSPADPSKGTTFAFRAVHVAPWLGGTFKFNELATEVRGYLPVRGQLRVAGRVRAGTLIAKDTSRFPFSQRYFLGGSSSVRGWSRFQISPTSASGVPIGGRSVLEGSAEVRFPIWSVLGGVAFVDAGRVGSDQWDFSTREMSYAAGGGLRYLTVVGVVRVDVAFQLNPIEGLRVQGQPQKRSYRIHLSIGHAF; this is translated from the coding sequence GTGACAGCCCTTTTTTTTGTGGCCTGTGCAATCCCGTACGTTTTCCCGCTTGACGCCTGGGACATGATCGAACGGGTGTTTTCCGTGAATCAGGTGCAGACGTCTCATCGCTGGTGCGCCGCCGTCCTCGTGATGGCGATCGGGGCATCGGCCGTCGCCTCGGCCAGGCAGGAGCGGCCGGAGGTGAAGGTGAAGGCCCTGTCGTTTGTGGGCAACACGACGTTCCCGGAACCGGTGCTGCGCGCCGTCATGCGCACTCGGAAAGCCAGCCGCTGGCCCTGGTCGAACTGGGCGCCGTTTGATCAGCGGATTCTTGATGCCGACCTCGAACGGCTCAAGGCCTTTCACATCGATCAGGGATTTCCTGATGTGAAAGTGCGCCTTGACGAGGTGAAGCTCAGCGCCGATGGCAAGTCCGTTACGCTGCGCGTGGCCATCGACGAGGGGGTGCCGCTGACGGTAGGACGCGCGTGGATTGAAGGCCTCGACGGCCTGCCTCCGGTCATCACCCAGCCGGCGAATGATCTTGGGATTGTGCCCGGCGTCCGTCGGGATAGCGCGGTGCTCATCAGGTCGCGCGACCGCGTGCTGGGCGTGCTGCGCGAACACGGCTACCCCTACGCCCGCGTGAGCATCGAAGAGCAGCCGGTGTCGGCCGGTGTCGTCAACATTCGAATCATCGCCGTACCTGGGGGCGAGGCTCGGTTTGGCGAGATGATCGTCAACGGCCTCAATCGGACGAAGCAGGTCATCATTCGCCGCGCCGTGACATTTCGTGAGGGCGATTTGTACCGCGAGAGTGCCGTGACCAGGAGCCAGCGCCGGCTGGCCGGTATCTCGGCGTTTGAATTTGCGAATCTGACGCCGGAGGTGACCGCGCGTGAGGCGCAGGTGCCCGAGTTGCCGATGGTGGTGACGGTCACGGAAGCCAAGCGCCACCGGTTTGAGTTCGGCGTCGGGTATGGCACCGAGGACCGTGTGCGAGGCACCTTCGAGTGGCGCGACCAGAATTTCTTCGGCAACGGGAGCCAGCTCATCGCCAACGCGAAGTACTCCAAAGTGCTGCGCGATGTCGGGTTCGGGTACGAACATCCGTATTTGCTGCCCTCCGGCGGAACGTTGAGCGTGCAGGCCTCTTCCAAGTGGAGAGAAGAAACGCTGTTTTCGTCACGCAGTGCCGGCGGCAGTGTCGCTGTGCGGCACGCGTTCGGGGGCACGAACACGCCGTCCGCGGTCATTGTGACCGGCTGGGAAGCCACCGGCACCTACCGCAATGAACTGCTGACCTATCAAGTCAGGGACGCGGCGCTTGCCGATCTGGGGTCAGTGGATGAGCGCATTGCGCTTGGCCTTGACCCCGTGACCGGGCGCGGGGATGGGACCATGGCGGGCCTGGAGCTTGACGTGAGCCGCCGGTCGCTGGACTCACCGGCGGACCCGTCGAAAGGCACCACGTTCGCGTTTCGGGCGGTGCACGTGGCGCCGTGGCTGGGCGGCACGTTCAAATTCAACGAACTCGCCACGGAGGTGCGCGGATACCTTCCCGTGCGTGGCCAACTGCGCGTGGCGGGCCGCGTGAGGGCCGGCACGCTCATCGCCAAAGACACCTCTCGGTTCCCGTTCTCACAACGGTATTTCCTGGGCGGTTCCAGCAGCGTGCGCGGCTGGAGTCGATTTCAGATCAGCCCCACCAGCGCGTCGGGTGTGCCGATCGGTGGCCGCAGTGTGCTTGAAGGATCGGCAGAGGTCAGGTTTCCGATCTGGAGCGTACTTGGCGGCGTCGCATTTGTTGATGCGGGGCGCGTGGGCTCGGACCAATGGGACTTTTCGACGCGCGAGATGTCGTACGCCGCCGGTGGCGGACTGCGATACCTCACCGTGGTTGGCGTGGTGCGTGTGGACGTCGCGTTCCAGCTCAATCCCATCGAAGGTCTGCGCGTGCAGGGGCAGCCGCAAAAGCGGTCGTACCGCATTCACTTGAGCATTGGGCATGCCTTCTAG